The following proteins are co-located in the Paramormyrops kingsleyae isolate MSU_618 unplaced genomic scaffold, PKINGS_0.4 ups257, whole genome shotgun sequence genome:
- the LOC111854141 gene encoding neuromedin-S: protein MRRKIAHQVNFILLVYCLLSLPVIMGFPRWLPGCVEGFSLTQVPGLQKTMCGLVWRDQEKDKIQDVYKRFLFHYSKAQNSLRSMQRESQSVHPLMRLYPKLSQKRRKQPAPWRS from the exons ATGAGGAGGAAAATTGCGCATCAAGTCAACTTCATTCTCTTGGTTTACTGCCTTCTCAGTCTGCCCGTAATTATGG GCTTTCCCAGATGGCTCCCTGGTTGTGTGGAGGGTTTTTCATTGACGCAG GTTCCTGGGTTACAGAAAACTATGTGTGGATTAGTGTGGAGAGATCAAGAAAAG gaTAAAATTCAAGATGTATATAAGCGA TTCTTGTTTCATTATTCAAAAGCCCAAAACTCTTTGCGGTCCATGCAGCGGGAG TCCCAATCTGTCCACCCTTTGATGCGTCTGTACCCCAAACTCTCACAGAAGAGAAGAAAGCAACCTGCTCCTTGG CGGAGCTGA
- the LOC140587465 gene encoding phosducin-like protein 3 gives MQDPNEDTEWNDILRKKGILPPKETPKEDEEGEQILQQQSVVKTYEDMTLEELEENEDEFSEEDEAAIEMYRQKRLAEWKVNQMKNIFGEVKEISGQDYVQEVNKAGQGIWVVLHLYKQGIPLCTLINQHLSVLAGKFPQTKFLKSISSTCIPNYPDRNLPTIFVYFEGDMKAQFIGPLVFGGMNLKIEELEWNLSKTGAVKTDLEENPRKQIEDKLMSSIRCSLPTKKDSESEDED, from the exons ATGCAG GATCCAAATGAAGACACTGAATGGAACGACATTCTCAGGAAAAAAGGCATCCTTCCCCCCAAGGAAACGCCGAAAGAAGATGAGGAGGGAGAGCAAATCCTCCAGCAACAGTCAGTTG TAAAAACCTACGAAGATATGACCCTGGAAGAACTTGAGGAAAATGAAGACGAGTTCAGCGAGGAGGACGAAGCGGCCATCGAGATGTACAG ACAAAAAAGACTTGCAGAATGGAAAGTCAATCAGATGAAGAATATATTTGGTGAGGTGAAAGAGATATCGGGACAAGACTATGTACAGGAAGTGAACAAAGCAGGTCAGGGCATCTGGGTAGTGCTACACCTCTACAAACAGGG AATCCCACTTTGCACACTGATAAACCAGCACCTCTCAGTCCTGGCCGGGAAGTTTCCCCAGACGAAGTTCCTTAAGTCCATCTCTAGCACCTGCATCCCCAACTACCCTGACAGGAATCTACCCACTATCTTCGTCTACTTTGAGGGTGACATGAAAGCACAGTTCATCGGGCCGCTGGTGTTTGGTGGCATGAATTTAAAAATTGAAG AGCTTGAGTGGAATCTTTCAAAGACTGGAGCTGTGAAGACAGATTTGGAGGAGAACCCAAGGAAACAGATAGAAGACAAGCTCATGTCGTCCATCCGGTGCTCCCTGCCCACAAAAAAGGACAGCGAGTCTGAGGATGAAGACTAG